From Hoplias malabaricus isolate fHopMal1 chromosome 11, fHopMal1.hap1, whole genome shotgun sequence, a single genomic window includes:
- the LOC136709151 gene encoding extracellular calcium-sensing receptor-like, producing the protein MPLCHLMESPEYPLFSKKGDVTIGGAFSIHSGVTLPSMTFTEKPKSLTCSRFNLRELRFAQAMVFVIEEINRSSSLLPNISVGYRIYDNCGSRFMSMQAAMALMNGQDITANEVCSGQAGLQAIIGESETSPTIVLAKTTGPFKIPVISHAATCECLSSRTEYPSFFRTIASDYYQSRALAQLVKHFGWYWVGTVNSDSDYGNNGIAIFLEAAKEEGICVEYSEKFDRSEPAKPQKVVDIIKKGTAKVIIIFVPQIEMNILIEQLILKNVTGFQMIGVEGWITAVNLMTPTSYSVLGGSLGFDVGKSNIIGFADYIIKEFWETALPCTAAEISMSQAENNCSRYKDLILSKKYNEDIPELRYANNIYNGIYAVAHALHSLFGCINNICEKKWTIQPWQVVESLKKVNFTTRTGEQVWFDSTGATAAKYDVINWQRGPDGEVIFKQVGYYDASLPPGKQFVITDKNIVWGGGQAEKPRSVCSDSCPPGTRKAGQKGRPVCCYDCIPCAEGEISNRTDSNNCEQCPGEYWSNAERDKCVLKVVEFLSFTEVMGIILVFFSLFGAGLTMFVGILFIIKKETPIVRANNSELSFLLLFALALCFLCSLTFIGQPSEWSCMLRHTAFGITFVLCISCVLGKTIVVLMAFRATLPGSNVMKWFGPPQQRLTVLAFTLIQVIICVIWLTTSPPYPYNNMNYYKEKIILECKLGSAVGFWAVLGYIGVLASFCFFLAFLARKLPDNFNEAKFITFSILIFCAVWITFIPAYVSSPGKFTVAVEIFAILASSFGLLFCIFTPKCYIILFKPELNTKKHVIGKMASKSL; encoded by the exons ATGCCCCTGTGTCACCTTATGGAGAGCCCAGAGTACCCTCTATTTTCTAAGAAAGGAGATGTAACTATTGGAGGAGCTTTTTCAATACACAGTGGTGTAACACTACCTTCAATGACATTTACTGAAAAACCTAAATCTCTGACATGCTCTAG ATTTAATCTCAGAGAACTGCGCTTTGCTCAGGCCATGGTATTTGTGATCGAggaaataaacagaagcagcagCTTGCTCCCAAACATTTCTGTTGGTTACAGGATTTATGACAACTGTGGCTCAAGGTTCATGTCTATGCAGGCAGCCATGGCTTTGATGAATGGTCAGGACATAACGGCAAATGAAGTCTGCTCTGGACAAGCAGGACTCCAAGCCATCATAGGGGAGTCAGAGACTTCTCCTACTATCGTACTTGCCAAAACTACAGGTCCTTTCAAGATCCCAGTA ATAAGTCACGCTGCCACGTGTGAATGTCTGAGCAGCAGGACAGAATATCCTTCTTTCTTCAGAACAATAGCTAGTGATTACTACCAGAGCAGAGCACTAGCACAGTTGGTCAAACACTTTGGCTGGTATTGGGTAGGAACAGTGAACAGTGACAGCGACTACGGAAACAATGGAATTGCCATTTTTCTGGAAGCGGCCAAAGAGGAGGGCATATGTGTAGAGTACTCTGAGAAATTTGACAGGTCAGAGCCAGCCAAACCCCAGAAAGTGGTAGACATAATCAAAAAGGGCACAGCAAAAgtaattattatatttgttcCTCAAATtgaaatgaacattttaatagAGCAGCTCATACTAAAGAATGTAACAGGATTCCAGATGATTGGTGTGGAAGGGTGGATAACTGCTGTCAACCTAATGACTCCAACAAGTTACAGTGTACTTGGTGGATCACTTGGATTTGATGTGGGAAAATCCAACATTATTGGCTTTGCTGACTACATTATAAAAGAATTTTGGGAAACAGCGTTGCCCTGCACAGCTGCAGAAATAAGTATGTCACAAGCTGAAAACAACTGCAGTAGATATAAGGATCTGATTCTGTCTAAAAAGTATAATGAAGATATCCCCGAACTGAGATATGCAAATAATATCTATAATGGAATTTATGCTGTGGCTCATGCTCTACACAGCTTATTCGGATGCATAAACAACATTTGTGAGAAAAAGTGGACAATACAGCCATGGCAG GTTGTTGAGTCTCTGAAAAAAGTAAATTTTACCACAAGGACAGGAGAGCAGGTGTGGTTCGATAGCACTGGTGCAACAGCTGCGAAATACGATGTGATCAACTGGCAGCGGGGGCCTGATGGAGAAGTGATATTTAAGCAAGTTGGATACTACGATGCCTCCCTTCCTCCTGGAAAGCAGTTTGTCATAACTGACAAAAATATAGTTTGGGGTGGAGGTCAAGCTGAG AAGCCAAGATCCGTGTGCAGTGACAGCTGTCCTCCAGGCACCAGGAAAGCTGGGCAGAAAGGAAGGCCAGTCTGCTGCTATGACTGTATACCATGTGCAGAAGGAGAGATCAGTAACAGGACAG ATTCAAATAACTGCGAACAGTGTCCTGGGGAATACTGGTCTAATGCCGAAagagataaatgtgttttaaaagtcGTAGAGTTTCTCTCGTTTACAGAGGTTATGGGGATAATACTGgtattcttttctttgtttggaGCAGGATTAACAATGTTTGTTGGTATTCTATTTATAATTAAAAAGGAAACTCCCATTGTCAGAGCCAACAACTCAGAGCTCAGCTTCCTGCTGCTATTTGCACTGGCTCTGTGTTTCCTCTGTTCACTTACATTCATTGGTCAGCCCTCTGAGTGGTCCTGCATGCTTCGCCACACAGCGTTCGGCATCACCTTCGTCCTTTGCATCTCCTGTGTTCTGGGGAAAACAATAGTAGTTTTAATGGCCTTCAGGGCTACACTTCCAGGCAGTAATGTCATGAAGTGGTTTGGGCCTCCACAGCAGAGACTCACTGTCCTTGCATTTACTCTCATACAGGTCATTATTTGTGTGATTTGGTTAACAACTTCTCCCCCTTACCCTTACAATAACATGAACTACTACAAAGAAAAGATAATATTAGAATGTAAATTAGGTTCAGCAGTAGGGTTCTGGGCTGTGCTGGGTTATATAGGAGTCCTGGCTAGCTTTTGTTTCTTTCTGGCTTTTCTGGCTAGAAAGCTGCCTGATAATTTTAATGAAGCCAAGTTCATTACATTCAGCATACTGATATTCTGTGCAGTTTGGATTACCTTTATTCCAGCTTATGTCAGTTCTCCAGGAAAGTTCACTGTGGCTGTagaaatatttgctattttagCCTCAAGCTTTGGTTTGTTATTCTGTATATTTACACCTAAGTGTTATATTATCCTGTTTAAGCCTGAACTAAACACAAAGAAACACGTAATTGGGAAAATGGCATCAAAATCActttaa